A genome region from Penaeus vannamei isolate JL-2024 chromosome 20, ASM4276789v1, whole genome shotgun sequence includes the following:
- the LOC113824819 gene encoding uncharacterized protein: MNNYGELDAALARVNSRIPRHGFLPTAAPAFPRAKTMPVLTLALAPRTPKPHERPHPTNAQAPRTPKPHERPHPTNAQAPRTPKPHERPHPTNAHTPRTPTPHGRPSPTDAQAPRTPKPHERPSPTDAHTPRTPTPHGRPSPTDAQTPRTPKPHGRPSPTDAQAPRTPTPHERPSPTDAQAPRTPKPHGRPSPTDAHAPRTPNPHERPSPTNAQAPRTPKPNGRPHPTNAQASRTPTPHERPSPTDAQAPRTPKPHGRPSPTDAQVPRTPAKQNPTNAQAPLTPKPHERPHPTNAQAPRTPKPHERPHPTDAQAPRTPKPHGRPHPTDAQAPRTPTPHERPHPTDAQAPRTPKPHGRPSPTDAQAPRKPTPHGRPSPTDAQARAVALLRGVRRCKPSAGAHSAVESTGGVTLASSSRLPALKAFQADSGNFLQSSHSRSSSVSERAWADCTCQLFAGVLCGFALYRLYLLISRCIVLYFLMAEILLYRAVPLHGRVHAASTSPPSSVHNIDSDLGLQSYVRLFEGP, from the exons CCCCACGAACGCCCAAGCCCCACGAACGCCCACACCCCACGAACGCCCAAGCCCCACGAACGCCCAAGCCCCACGAACGCCCACACCCCACGAACGCCCAAGCCCCACGAACGCCCAAGCCCCACGAACGCCCACACCCCACGAACGCCCACACCCCACGAACGCCCACACCCCACGGACGCCCAAGCCCCACGGACGCCCAAGCCCCACGGACGCCCAAGCCCCACGAACGCCCAAGCCCCACGGACGCCCACACCCCACGGACGCCCACACCCCACGGACGCCCAAGCCCCACGGACGCCCAAACCCCACGGACGCCCAAGCCCCACGGACGCCCAAGCCCCACGGACGCCCAAGCCCCACGGACGCCCACACCCCACGAACGCCCAAGCCCCACGGACGCCCAAGCCCCACGGACGCCCAAGCCCCACGGACGCCCAAGCCCCACGGACGCCCACGCACCACGAACGCCTAATCCCCACGAACGCCCAAGCCCCACGAACGCCCAAGCCCCACGGACGCCCAAGCCTAACGGACGCCCACACCCCACGAACGCCCAAGCCTCACGGACGCCCACACCCCACGAACGCCCAAGCCCCACGGACGCCCAAGCCCCACGGACGCCCAAACCCCACGGACGCCCAAGCCCCACGGACGCCCAAGTCCCACGGACGCCCGCCAAACAAAACCCCACGAACGCCCAAGCCCCACTGACGCCCAAACCCCACGAACGCCCACACCCCACGAACGCCCAAGCCCCACGGACGCCCAAGCCCCACGAACGCCCACACCCCACGGACGCCCAAGCCCCACGGACGCCCAAACCCCACGGACGCCCACACCCCACGGACGCCCAAGCCCCACGGACGCCCACACCCCACGAACGCCCACACCCCACGGACGCCCAAGCCCCACGGACGCCCAAGCCCCACGGACGCCCAAGCCCCACGGACGCCCAAGCCCCGCGGAAGCCCACACCCCACGGACGCCCAAGCCCCACGGACGCCCAAGCCCGAGCGGTGGCACTCCtaagaggggtgaggagatgCAAGCCATCTGCGGGTGCACACAGCGCCGTTGAAAGCACTGGCGGGGTGACACTGGCCAGCTCCTCGCGTCTCCCAGCTCTTAAGGCCTTCCAAGCGGATTCGGGGAACTTTTT ACAGAGCTCGCACAGCCGTAGCTCTTCTGTCAGCGAAAGGGCTTGGGCTGACTGTACCTGTCAGCTCTTTGCGGGGGTCTTGTGCGGGTTCGCGCTGTACCGGCTGTATCTTCTGATTTCGCGCTGTATCGTGTTGTATTTCCTCATGGCTGAGATTCTGCTGTACCGTGCTGTACCTCTCCATGGCCGCGTTCATGCC GCTTCGACGTCCCCACCATCTTCGGTTCACAATATTGACTCTGATCTCGGACTCCAATCCTATGTGAGACTCTTCGAAGGTCCTTAA